From Astyanax mexicanus isolate ESR-SI-001 chromosome 13, AstMex3_surface, whole genome shotgun sequence, the proteins below share one genomic window:
- the hipk1a gene encoding homeodomain-interacting protein kinase 1 isoform X2, producing the protein MSSHLQAFSSPSVSSSGISRSKKLKQESHAWDVSSQSAGESRDFLQSPGQATGSSPSASGFSAGYGSSGLVFPPSGGSREQTVVRAADSTGSAPGPMSSSSSSSASSRWGKDGASASQSGDGYHKQGGSLKRKSEEMDSSDSVQILEELSAPVLSNRVAGGGGTTTAQSIAHSTSTTKSSNSHSEGDYQLVQHEILCSVSNSYEVLEFLGRGTFGQVAKCWKRGTNEIVAIKILKNHPSYARQGQIEVSILSRLSTENADEFNFVRSYECFQHKNHTCLVFEMLEQNLYDFLKHSKFSPLMLKCIRPVLQQVATALLKLKSLGLIHADLKPENIMLVDPIRQPYRVKVIDFGSASHVSKAVCSTYLQSRYYRAPEIILGLPFCEAIDMWSLGCVIAELFLGWPLYPGASEYDQIRYISQTQGLPAEYLLSAGTKTSRFFHRGPDASYPLWRLRTPAEHEAELGIKSKEARKYIFNCLDDMMQVNMTNLEGTDILAEKADRREFIDLLKKMLTLDADKRITPMKTLNHPFVTMTHLLHFPHSAHVKSCFQNMEICKRRCTAFDNNKNLFSSNNGPGAATNLTVTFSSQLSQHSQMAPSGGQSLSLSSNVPLLNYQPGLYQQATINIPGLTQQSVPLQTRPSQLCTQTEPFQQTLIVCPPTIQGLQPSNKHSSYPVRMDNSVPMVPQNQSAQSLHIQPGMLTQGSCTPLMVAALHPPVAGVAPLYPVPLALGCSSGRGGHLEQSGTATMLQGWPAGTQQILIPSTWQQMPGMAIHGTGQPVIIDSPMGSLLPDGMSQSSSNWRGRHGSQCDVTQSDSAQGCHVTTQPLNMGTVGGRGQQGGVKRSKGRHAENRARPVSSGVQNSGNPSQPIVISDTPSPAVSIITIPSDTEDEDDTKVSPTSVNQRANVISCVTVHDSQDSDSSTCSPLSPKRLPNFVESSAPLSKSLAVVMPSVKAQPWEGAAPEQISHVSGKSKKSSALQSTKSGVSSERHQRAASTKSQPLNLSQMQQSVMSSSHDRSGGGSLRRQPTYPPPSSSHSYRLHEASLFSSTPNLYAYPASAALASVSQAVDQLHHSTSSASSSAGTASSGRHNRAPGPYSASLSLLQKSNAMGLMSQASCPYQQPPQQQLPGQPYQRPAAYPLNQRKLNQYPYL; encoded by the exons ATGTCCTCACACCTCCAGGCGTTCTCCTCCCCTTCGGTGTCCTCCAGTGGCATCTCCCGCTCCAAGAAGCTCAAGCAGGAGAGCCATGCATGGGACGTGAGCAGCCAGTCGGCCGGCGAGAGCCGGGACTTCCTGCAGAGCCCCGGCCAGGCTACCGGTTCCTCTCCCTCGGCCTCGGGGTTCAGCGCCGGCTATGGCTCGTCCGGCCTGGTCTTTCCCCCGTCCGGAGGCTCCCGGGAGCAGACGGTGGTCCGCGCCGCAGACAGCACCGGAAGTGCACCGGGACCTATGTCCTCCTCGTCTTCCTCCTCGGCGTCCAGCCGCTGGGGGAAAGACGGGGCGTCGGCCTCGCAGTCCGGCGACGGCTACCATAAGCAGGGCGGCAGTTTgaagagaaagagcgaggaaATGGACAGCAGCGACAGCGTCCAGATCCTGGAGGAGCTCTCGGCCCCGGTGCTCTCCAACAGAGTGGCCGGAGGCGGCGGCACCACCACGGCTCAGTCCATCGCTCATTCCACCTCCACCACCAAGAGCAGCAACTCCCACAGCGAGGGAGACTACCAGCTGGTGCAGCACGAAATCCTCTGCTCCGTCTCCAACAGCTACGAGGTGTTGGAGTTCCTTGGGCGCGGCACCTTCGGCCAGGTGGCCAAGTGCTGGAAACGCGGCACCAACGAGATAGTGGCCATCAAGATTCTCAAAAATCACCCCTCTTATGCTCGACAGGGGCAAATCGAG GTGAGCATCCTGAGTCGTCTGAGCACAGAGAACGCTGATGAGTTTAACTTCGTGCGCTCGTACGAGTGCTTCCAGCACAAGAACCACACGTGCCTGGTGTTCGAGATGCTGGAGCAGAACCTCTACGATTTCCTGAAGCACAGTAAGTTCAGCCCGCTGATGCTGAAGTGTATCCGGCCCGTGCTGCAGCAGGTAGCCACTGCGCTCCTGAAGCTGAAGAGCCTCGGCCTGATCCACGCCGACCTCAAACCTGAGAACATCATGCTGGTGGATCCCATCAGACAGCCCTACAGAGTCAAGGTCATCGACTTCGGCTCGGCCAGCCACGTCTCCAAAGCTGTGTGCTCCACCTACCTGCAGTCCAGATACTACAG agctccTGAGATTATCCTGGGGCTGCCGTTCTGTGAGGCTATTGATATGTGGTCTCTGGGCTGCGTTATTGCTGAGCTGTTCCTGGGCTGGCCGCTGTATCCTGGAGCTTCAGAATACGATCAG ATCCGTTACATCTCTCAGACTCAGGGTCTCCCAGCAGAGTATCTCCTGAGCGCCGGAACCAAAACCAGCCGCTTCTTCCACAGAGGCCCCGACGCCAGTTACCCACTGTGGAGACTCAGG acACCAGCAGAGCATGAGGCGGAGCTCGGCATCAAGTCCAAAGAGGCTCggaaatacatttttaactgtCTTGATGACATGATGCAG GTCAATATGACTAATCTGGAAGGTACAGACATCCTGGCAGAGAAGGCCGACCGCCGGGAGTTTATTGATCTGCTGAAGAAGATGCTCACGCTGGATGCTGATAAAAGAATCACGCCGATGAAAACTCTGAACCACCCGTTCGTGACCATGACCCACCTCCTGCACTTCCCTCACAGCGCACA TGTGAAGTCCTGCTTCCAGAACATGGAGATCTGTAAGCGCAGGTGTACAGCGTTCGACAATAACAAGAACCTGTTCAGCAGTAATAACGGACCCGGCGCTGCCACTAACCTCACTGTGACCTTCAGCAGCCAGCTCAGCCAGCACAGTCAG ATGGCTCCATCTGGTGGTCAGTCTCTGTCTCTAAGCAGTAATGTTCCACTTCTGAACTACCAGCCGGGTCTGTACCAGCAGGCCACCATCAACATCCCAGGCCTTACCCAGCAGAGCGTTCCCCTGCAGACCCGTCCCTCACAGCTCTGCACCCAAACCGAACCCTTCCAGCAGACCCTCATCGTCTGTCCCCCCACTATACAAG GGCTTCAACCCTCCAATAAACACTCAAGTTACCCAGTGAGGATGGACAACTCCGTCCCTATGGTCCCTCAAAACCAGTCCGCTCAGTCTCTGCACATTCAGCCCGGCATGCTGACACAG GGCTCCTGCACGCCGCTGATGGTTGCCGCCCTGCACCCTCCCGTGGCAGGAGTGGCACCGCTGTACCCGGTGCCCCTGGCACTGGGCTGCTCATCCGGGAGAGGCGGGCATCTGGAGCAGAGTGGCACGGCCACCATGCTG CAGGGCTGGCCTGCAGGCACACAGCAGATCCTCATCCCGTCTACGTGGCAGCAGATGCCTGGCATGGCCATCCACGGTACCGGTCAGCCCGTCATCATCGACTCTCCTATGGGTTCCCTGCTGCCTGACGGCATGAGCCAGTCCAGCTCCAACTGGAG GGGTCGCCATGGCAGCCAGTGTGACGTTACCCAGTCGGATTCTGCACAGGGATGCCACGTCACAACCCAGCCTCTCAACATGGGGACGGTCGGGGGTCGAGGTCAGCAGGGCGGAGTCAAGAGATCCAAAGGTCGCCACGCTGAGAACAGAGCcag GCCCGTCTCCTCTGGAGTGCAGAACAGCGGCAATCCGTCTCAACCCATCGTCATTTCAGACACTCCCAGTCCTGCTGTGAGCATCATCACCATCCCCAGCGACACCGAGGACGAGGATGACACCAAGGTCTCGCCAACCAG TGTGAACCAGCGGGCGAATGTCATCAGCTGTGTGACAGTCCACGACTCCCAGGACTCGGACTCGTCTACCTGCAGCCCCCTCAGCCCCAAACGTCTGCCCAACTTCGTGGAGAGCAGCGCTCCCCTCTCCAAGTCTCTGGCTGTGGTGATGCCCTCAGTGAAGGCCCAGCCCTGGGAGGGAGCAGCACCAG aGCAAATCTCACATGTTTCTGGAAAATCGAAGAAGAGCTCGGCTCTTCAGTCGACCAAGTCCGGAGTGTCGAGCGAGAGGCATCAGAGAGCGGCGTCCACCAAATCTCAGCCCCTCAACCTGAGCCAG ATGCAGCAGTCCGTGATGTCATCATCCCACGACAGGTCAGGAGGCGGGTCCCTCAGGCGTCAGCCCACCTATCCCCCGCCAAGCTCCTCCCACTCCTACAGGCTGCATGAGGCTTCTCTCTTTAGCTCCACCCCCAACCTGTACGCTTACCCCGCCTCCGCAGCGCTGGCATCCGTCTCACAGGCCGTGGATCAGCTGCACCACTCCACCAGCTCCGCCTCTTCCTCCGCAGGCACCGCCTCCTCCGGCCGCCACAACCGCGCCCCCGGCCCTTACTCCGCCTCCCTCAGCCTCCTGCAGAAGAGCAACGCCATGGGTCTGATGAGCCAGGCCTCCTGCCCCTATCAGCAGCCGCCACAGCAACAGTTACCCGGGCAACCGTACCAGCGACCGGCGGCGTACCCGCTTAACCAGAGGAAGCTCAACCAGTACCCGTACCTCTGA
- the hipk1a gene encoding homeodomain-interacting protein kinase 1 isoform X6, with product MSSHLQAFSSPSVSSSGISRSKKLKQESHAWDVSSQSAGESRDFLQSPGQATGSSPSASGFSAGYGSSGLVFPPSGGSREQTVVRAADSTGSAPGPMSSSSSSSASSRWGKDGASASQSGDGYHKQGGSLKRKSEEMDSSDSVQILEELSAPVLSNRVAGGGGTTTAQSIAHSTSTTKSSNSHSEGDYQLVQHEILCSVSNSYEVLEFLGRGTFGQVAKCWKRGTNEIVAIKILKNHPSYARQGQIEVSILSRLSTENADEFNFVRSYECFQHKNHTCLVFEMLEQNLYDFLKHSKFSPLMLKCIRPVLQQVATALLKLKSLGLIHADLKPENIMLVDPIRQPYRVKVIDFGSASHVSKAVCSTYLQSRYYRAPEIILGLPFCEAIDMWSLGCVIAELFLGWPLYPGASEYDQIRYISQTQGLPAEYLLSAGTKTSRFFHRGPDASYPLWRLRTPAEHEAELGIKSKEARKYIFNCLDDMMQVNMTNLEGTDILAEKADRREFIDLLKKMLTLDADKRITPMKTLNHPFVTMTHLLHFPHSAHVKSCFQNMEICKRRCTAFDNNKNLFSSNNGPGAATNLTVTFSSQLSQHSQMAPSGGQSLSLSSNVPLLNYQPGLYQQATINIPGLTQQSVPLQTRPSQLCTQTEPFQQTLIVCPPTIQAGLQPSNKHSSYPVRMDNSVPMVPQNQSAQSLHIQPGMLTQGWPAGTQQILIPSTWQQMPGMAIHGTGQPVIIDSPMGSLLPDGMSQSSSNWRGRHGSQCDVTQSDSAQGCHVTTQPLNMGTVGGRGQQGGVKRSKGRHAENRARPVSSGVQNSGNPSQPIVISDTPSPAVSIITIPSDTEDEDDTKVSPTSVNQRANVISCVTVHDSQDSDSSTCSPLSPKRLPNFVESSAPLSKSLAVVMPSVKAQPWEGAAPEQISHVSGKSKKSSALQSTKSGVSSERHQRAASTKSQPLNLSQMQQSVMSSSHDRSGGGSLRRQPTYPPPSSSHSYRLHEASLFSSTPNLYAYPASAALASVSQAVDQLHHSTSSASSSAGTASSGRHNRAPGPYSASLSLLQKSNAMGLMSQASCPYQQPPQQQLPGQPYQRPAAYPLNQRKLNQYPYL from the exons ATGTCCTCACACCTCCAGGCGTTCTCCTCCCCTTCGGTGTCCTCCAGTGGCATCTCCCGCTCCAAGAAGCTCAAGCAGGAGAGCCATGCATGGGACGTGAGCAGCCAGTCGGCCGGCGAGAGCCGGGACTTCCTGCAGAGCCCCGGCCAGGCTACCGGTTCCTCTCCCTCGGCCTCGGGGTTCAGCGCCGGCTATGGCTCGTCCGGCCTGGTCTTTCCCCCGTCCGGAGGCTCCCGGGAGCAGACGGTGGTCCGCGCCGCAGACAGCACCGGAAGTGCACCGGGACCTATGTCCTCCTCGTCTTCCTCCTCGGCGTCCAGCCGCTGGGGGAAAGACGGGGCGTCGGCCTCGCAGTCCGGCGACGGCTACCATAAGCAGGGCGGCAGTTTgaagagaaagagcgaggaaATGGACAGCAGCGACAGCGTCCAGATCCTGGAGGAGCTCTCGGCCCCGGTGCTCTCCAACAGAGTGGCCGGAGGCGGCGGCACCACCACGGCTCAGTCCATCGCTCATTCCACCTCCACCACCAAGAGCAGCAACTCCCACAGCGAGGGAGACTACCAGCTGGTGCAGCACGAAATCCTCTGCTCCGTCTCCAACAGCTACGAGGTGTTGGAGTTCCTTGGGCGCGGCACCTTCGGCCAGGTGGCCAAGTGCTGGAAACGCGGCACCAACGAGATAGTGGCCATCAAGATTCTCAAAAATCACCCCTCTTATGCTCGACAGGGGCAAATCGAG GTGAGCATCCTGAGTCGTCTGAGCACAGAGAACGCTGATGAGTTTAACTTCGTGCGCTCGTACGAGTGCTTCCAGCACAAGAACCACACGTGCCTGGTGTTCGAGATGCTGGAGCAGAACCTCTACGATTTCCTGAAGCACAGTAAGTTCAGCCCGCTGATGCTGAAGTGTATCCGGCCCGTGCTGCAGCAGGTAGCCACTGCGCTCCTGAAGCTGAAGAGCCTCGGCCTGATCCACGCCGACCTCAAACCTGAGAACATCATGCTGGTGGATCCCATCAGACAGCCCTACAGAGTCAAGGTCATCGACTTCGGCTCGGCCAGCCACGTCTCCAAAGCTGTGTGCTCCACCTACCTGCAGTCCAGATACTACAG agctccTGAGATTATCCTGGGGCTGCCGTTCTGTGAGGCTATTGATATGTGGTCTCTGGGCTGCGTTATTGCTGAGCTGTTCCTGGGCTGGCCGCTGTATCCTGGAGCTTCAGAATACGATCAG ATCCGTTACATCTCTCAGACTCAGGGTCTCCCAGCAGAGTATCTCCTGAGCGCCGGAACCAAAACCAGCCGCTTCTTCCACAGAGGCCCCGACGCCAGTTACCCACTGTGGAGACTCAGG acACCAGCAGAGCATGAGGCGGAGCTCGGCATCAAGTCCAAAGAGGCTCggaaatacatttttaactgtCTTGATGACATGATGCAG GTCAATATGACTAATCTGGAAGGTACAGACATCCTGGCAGAGAAGGCCGACCGCCGGGAGTTTATTGATCTGCTGAAGAAGATGCTCACGCTGGATGCTGATAAAAGAATCACGCCGATGAAAACTCTGAACCACCCGTTCGTGACCATGACCCACCTCCTGCACTTCCCTCACAGCGCACA TGTGAAGTCCTGCTTCCAGAACATGGAGATCTGTAAGCGCAGGTGTACAGCGTTCGACAATAACAAGAACCTGTTCAGCAGTAATAACGGACCCGGCGCTGCCACTAACCTCACTGTGACCTTCAGCAGCCAGCTCAGCCAGCACAGTCAG ATGGCTCCATCTGGTGGTCAGTCTCTGTCTCTAAGCAGTAATGTTCCACTTCTGAACTACCAGCCGGGTCTGTACCAGCAGGCCACCATCAACATCCCAGGCCTTACCCAGCAGAGCGTTCCCCTGCAGACCCGTCCCTCACAGCTCTGCACCCAAACCGAACCCTTCCAGCAGACCCTCATCGTCTGTCCCCCCACTATACAAG CAGGGCTTCAACCCTCCAATAAACACTCAAGTTACCCAGTGAGGATGGACAACTCCGTCCCTATGGTCCCTCAAAACCAGTCCGCTCAGTCTCTGCACATTCAGCCCGGCATGCTGACACAG GGCTGGCCTGCAGGCACACAGCAGATCCTCATCCCGTCTACGTGGCAGCAGATGCCTGGCATGGCCATCCACGGTACCGGTCAGCCCGTCATCATCGACTCTCCTATGGGTTCCCTGCTGCCTGACGGCATGAGCCAGTCCAGCTCCAACTGGAG GGGTCGCCATGGCAGCCAGTGTGACGTTACCCAGTCGGATTCTGCACAGGGATGCCACGTCACAACCCAGCCTCTCAACATGGGGACGGTCGGGGGTCGAGGTCAGCAGGGCGGAGTCAAGAGATCCAAAGGTCGCCACGCTGAGAACAGAGCcag GCCCGTCTCCTCTGGAGTGCAGAACAGCGGCAATCCGTCTCAACCCATCGTCATTTCAGACACTCCCAGTCCTGCTGTGAGCATCATCACCATCCCCAGCGACACCGAGGACGAGGATGACACCAAGGTCTCGCCAACCAG TGTGAACCAGCGGGCGAATGTCATCAGCTGTGTGACAGTCCACGACTCCCAGGACTCGGACTCGTCTACCTGCAGCCCCCTCAGCCCCAAACGTCTGCCCAACTTCGTGGAGAGCAGCGCTCCCCTCTCCAAGTCTCTGGCTGTGGTGATGCCCTCAGTGAAGGCCCAGCCCTGGGAGGGAGCAGCACCAG aGCAAATCTCACATGTTTCTGGAAAATCGAAGAAGAGCTCGGCTCTTCAGTCGACCAAGTCCGGAGTGTCGAGCGAGAGGCATCAGAGAGCGGCGTCCACCAAATCTCAGCCCCTCAACCTGAGCCAG ATGCAGCAGTCCGTGATGTCATCATCCCACGACAGGTCAGGAGGCGGGTCCCTCAGGCGTCAGCCCACCTATCCCCCGCCAAGCTCCTCCCACTCCTACAGGCTGCATGAGGCTTCTCTCTTTAGCTCCACCCCCAACCTGTACGCTTACCCCGCCTCCGCAGCGCTGGCATCCGTCTCACAGGCCGTGGATCAGCTGCACCACTCCACCAGCTCCGCCTCTTCCTCCGCAGGCACCGCCTCCTCCGGCCGCCACAACCGCGCCCCCGGCCCTTACTCCGCCTCCCTCAGCCTCCTGCAGAAGAGCAACGCCATGGGTCTGATGAGCCAGGCCTCCTGCCCCTATCAGCAGCCGCCACAGCAACAGTTACCCGGGCAACCGTACCAGCGACCGGCGGCGTACCCGCTTAACCAGAGGAAGCTCAACCAGTACCCGTACCTCTGA
- the hipk1a gene encoding homeodomain-interacting protein kinase 1 isoform X4: MSSHLQAFSSPSVSSSGISRSKKLKQESHAWDVSSQSAGESRDFLQSPGQATGSSPSASGFSAGYGSSGLVFPPSGGSREQTVVRAADSTGSAPGPMSSSSSSSASSRWGKDGASASQSGDGYHKQGGSLKRKSEEMDSSDSVQILEELSAPVLSNRVAGGGGTTTAQSIAHSTSTTKSSNSHSEGDYQLVQHEILCSVSNSYEVLEFLGRGTFGQVAKCWKRGTNEIVAIKILKNHPSYARQGQIEVSILSRLSTENADEFNFVRSYECFQHKNHTCLVFEMLEQNLYDFLKHSKFSPLMLKCIRPVLQQVATALLKLKSLGLIHADLKPENIMLVDPIRQPYRVKVIDFGSASHVSKAVCSTYLQSRYYRAPEIILGLPFCEAIDMWSLGCVIAELFLGWPLYPGASEYDQIRYISQTQGLPAEYLLSAGTKTSRFFHRGPDASYPLWRLRTPAEHEAELGIKSKEARKYIFNCLDDMMQVNMTNLEGTDILAEKADRREFIDLLKKMLTLDADKRITPMKTLNHPFVTMTHLLHFPHSAHVKSCFQNMEICKRRCTAFDNNKNLFSSNNGPGAATNLTVTFSSQLSQHSQMAPSGGQSLSLSSNVPLLNYQPGLYQQATINIPGLTQQSVPLQTRPSQLCTQTEPFQQTLIVCPPTIQAGLQPSNKHSSYPVRMDNSVPMVPQNQSAQSLHIQPGMLTQQGWPAGTQQILIPSTWQQMPGMAIHGTGQPVIIDSPMGSLLPDGMSQSSSNWRGRHGSQCDVTQSDSAQGCHVTTQPLNMGTVGGRGQQGGVKRSKGRHAENRARPVSSGVQNSGNPSQPIVISDTPSPAVSIITIPSDTEDEDDTKVSPTSVNQRANVISCVTVHDSQDSDSSTCSPLSPKRLPNFVESSAPLSKSLAVVMPSVKAQPWEGAAPEQISHVSGKSKKSSALQSTKSGVSSERHQRAASTKSQPLNLSQMQQSVMSSSHDRSGGGSLRRQPTYPPPSSSHSYRLHEASLFSSTPNLYAYPASAALASVSQAVDQLHHSTSSASSSAGTASSGRHNRAPGPYSASLSLLQKSNAMGLMSQASCPYQQPPQQQLPGQPYQRPAAYPLNQRKLNQYPYL; encoded by the exons ATGTCCTCACACCTCCAGGCGTTCTCCTCCCCTTCGGTGTCCTCCAGTGGCATCTCCCGCTCCAAGAAGCTCAAGCAGGAGAGCCATGCATGGGACGTGAGCAGCCAGTCGGCCGGCGAGAGCCGGGACTTCCTGCAGAGCCCCGGCCAGGCTACCGGTTCCTCTCCCTCGGCCTCGGGGTTCAGCGCCGGCTATGGCTCGTCCGGCCTGGTCTTTCCCCCGTCCGGAGGCTCCCGGGAGCAGACGGTGGTCCGCGCCGCAGACAGCACCGGAAGTGCACCGGGACCTATGTCCTCCTCGTCTTCCTCCTCGGCGTCCAGCCGCTGGGGGAAAGACGGGGCGTCGGCCTCGCAGTCCGGCGACGGCTACCATAAGCAGGGCGGCAGTTTgaagagaaagagcgaggaaATGGACAGCAGCGACAGCGTCCAGATCCTGGAGGAGCTCTCGGCCCCGGTGCTCTCCAACAGAGTGGCCGGAGGCGGCGGCACCACCACGGCTCAGTCCATCGCTCATTCCACCTCCACCACCAAGAGCAGCAACTCCCACAGCGAGGGAGACTACCAGCTGGTGCAGCACGAAATCCTCTGCTCCGTCTCCAACAGCTACGAGGTGTTGGAGTTCCTTGGGCGCGGCACCTTCGGCCAGGTGGCCAAGTGCTGGAAACGCGGCACCAACGAGATAGTGGCCATCAAGATTCTCAAAAATCACCCCTCTTATGCTCGACAGGGGCAAATCGAG GTGAGCATCCTGAGTCGTCTGAGCACAGAGAACGCTGATGAGTTTAACTTCGTGCGCTCGTACGAGTGCTTCCAGCACAAGAACCACACGTGCCTGGTGTTCGAGATGCTGGAGCAGAACCTCTACGATTTCCTGAAGCACAGTAAGTTCAGCCCGCTGATGCTGAAGTGTATCCGGCCCGTGCTGCAGCAGGTAGCCACTGCGCTCCTGAAGCTGAAGAGCCTCGGCCTGATCCACGCCGACCTCAAACCTGAGAACATCATGCTGGTGGATCCCATCAGACAGCCCTACAGAGTCAAGGTCATCGACTTCGGCTCGGCCAGCCACGTCTCCAAAGCTGTGTGCTCCACCTACCTGCAGTCCAGATACTACAG agctccTGAGATTATCCTGGGGCTGCCGTTCTGTGAGGCTATTGATATGTGGTCTCTGGGCTGCGTTATTGCTGAGCTGTTCCTGGGCTGGCCGCTGTATCCTGGAGCTTCAGAATACGATCAG ATCCGTTACATCTCTCAGACTCAGGGTCTCCCAGCAGAGTATCTCCTGAGCGCCGGAACCAAAACCAGCCGCTTCTTCCACAGAGGCCCCGACGCCAGTTACCCACTGTGGAGACTCAGG acACCAGCAGAGCATGAGGCGGAGCTCGGCATCAAGTCCAAAGAGGCTCggaaatacatttttaactgtCTTGATGACATGATGCAG GTCAATATGACTAATCTGGAAGGTACAGACATCCTGGCAGAGAAGGCCGACCGCCGGGAGTTTATTGATCTGCTGAAGAAGATGCTCACGCTGGATGCTGATAAAAGAATCACGCCGATGAAAACTCTGAACCACCCGTTCGTGACCATGACCCACCTCCTGCACTTCCCTCACAGCGCACA TGTGAAGTCCTGCTTCCAGAACATGGAGATCTGTAAGCGCAGGTGTACAGCGTTCGACAATAACAAGAACCTGTTCAGCAGTAATAACGGACCCGGCGCTGCCACTAACCTCACTGTGACCTTCAGCAGCCAGCTCAGCCAGCACAGTCAG ATGGCTCCATCTGGTGGTCAGTCTCTGTCTCTAAGCAGTAATGTTCCACTTCTGAACTACCAGCCGGGTCTGTACCAGCAGGCCACCATCAACATCCCAGGCCTTACCCAGCAGAGCGTTCCCCTGCAGACCCGTCCCTCACAGCTCTGCACCCAAACCGAACCCTTCCAGCAGACCCTCATCGTCTGTCCCCCCACTATACAAG CAGGGCTTCAACCCTCCAATAAACACTCAAGTTACCCAGTGAGGATGGACAACTCCGTCCCTATGGTCCCTCAAAACCAGTCCGCTCAGTCTCTGCACATTCAGCCCGGCATGCTGACACAG CAGGGCTGGCCTGCAGGCACACAGCAGATCCTCATCCCGTCTACGTGGCAGCAGATGCCTGGCATGGCCATCCACGGTACCGGTCAGCCCGTCATCATCGACTCTCCTATGGGTTCCCTGCTGCCTGACGGCATGAGCCAGTCCAGCTCCAACTGGAG GGGTCGCCATGGCAGCCAGTGTGACGTTACCCAGTCGGATTCTGCACAGGGATGCCACGTCACAACCCAGCCTCTCAACATGGGGACGGTCGGGGGTCGAGGTCAGCAGGGCGGAGTCAAGAGATCCAAAGGTCGCCACGCTGAGAACAGAGCcag GCCCGTCTCCTCTGGAGTGCAGAACAGCGGCAATCCGTCTCAACCCATCGTCATTTCAGACACTCCCAGTCCTGCTGTGAGCATCATCACCATCCCCAGCGACACCGAGGACGAGGATGACACCAAGGTCTCGCCAACCAG TGTGAACCAGCGGGCGAATGTCATCAGCTGTGTGACAGTCCACGACTCCCAGGACTCGGACTCGTCTACCTGCAGCCCCCTCAGCCCCAAACGTCTGCCCAACTTCGTGGAGAGCAGCGCTCCCCTCTCCAAGTCTCTGGCTGTGGTGATGCCCTCAGTGAAGGCCCAGCCCTGGGAGGGAGCAGCACCAG aGCAAATCTCACATGTTTCTGGAAAATCGAAGAAGAGCTCGGCTCTTCAGTCGACCAAGTCCGGAGTGTCGAGCGAGAGGCATCAGAGAGCGGCGTCCACCAAATCTCAGCCCCTCAACCTGAGCCAG ATGCAGCAGTCCGTGATGTCATCATCCCACGACAGGTCAGGAGGCGGGTCCCTCAGGCGTCAGCCCACCTATCCCCCGCCAAGCTCCTCCCACTCCTACAGGCTGCATGAGGCTTCTCTCTTTAGCTCCACCCCCAACCTGTACGCTTACCCCGCCTCCGCAGCGCTGGCATCCGTCTCACAGGCCGTGGATCAGCTGCACCACTCCACCAGCTCCGCCTCTTCCTCCGCAGGCACCGCCTCCTCCGGCCGCCACAACCGCGCCCCCGGCCCTTACTCCGCCTCCCTCAGCCTCCTGCAGAAGAGCAACGCCATGGGTCTGATGAGCCAGGCCTCCTGCCCCTATCAGCAGCCGCCACAGCAACAGTTACCCGGGCAACCGTACCAGCGACCGGCGGCGTACCCGCTTAACCAGAGGAAGCTCAACCAGTACCCGTACCTCTGA